The segment gcatttgtctgcctgaacgtgttaaactcaaaaactacccaacgtattaagatgaaatttggtatggagacagtttgagaggctcccgggaaactactacttttataacggaaaactttagcctaaaaaactgtttaacgcgggcggagccgcgggtaaaagctagtactattatataaagctgaagagtttgtttgtttgtttgtttgtttgtttgtttgtttgaacgcgctaatctcaggaactaccagtccaaactaaaaaaatctttttgcgttggatagctctttgttcgtggagtgctataggctatatatcatcacgctatacccaataggagcggagcagtaatggctaatctcaggaactaccggtccaaaatgaaaaactctttttgcgttggatagtcctttgttcatggagtgttataggctatatatcatcacgctatacccaataggagcggagcagtaatggctaatctcaggaactaccggttcaaactgaaaaaatatttttgtgttgaatagccctttgtttgtggagtgctttaagttatatatcatcactctataaccaataggagcggagcagtaatggctaatctcaggaactaccagtttgaactgaaaaattcgttttgtgttggatagccctttatttatggagtgctgtaggctataatcatcatgctatgaccaataggagcggagcagtaatgaaacatgttgcaaaaacggaaaaaaattattcgttttgagagattccgttgcgtgcgctgcgtaaacggttaaagttatgcaacaatgatgtatgacgggattgttcctcttaaaaagttctaaaaaatatattataaaacaaagtcccccgctgcatttgtctgcctgaacgtgttatactcaaaaactacccaatgtattaagatgaaatttggtatggagacagtttgaaaccctgggaagaacataggctcccgggaaactactacttttataacggaaaactttagcctgaaaaactttataacgcgggcggagccgcgggcaaaagctagtaatactATAATACTGAATATTGACTATTTTTACGGTTTAGTTCGGTGAGTCTGTTCTTTTCagatacaaacatatttttgttattcaatttattagCGTATATCAATTGTATCAAAAGAAATTGTAACGGATGTGATTGCATTATGTTGTGTAATGTTATTGTTTGTCTTAcgtttgatataatataaagaattatGCAAATACATATCGACGTTGACTTAAGCGACTTTATTtcgaattttttttactaatttaataaaacatagaaaagttactgattttaaatatgtatgagtgtcgcaaaaaaatgacGCTTAAGTCAATAAACCTTTCATCGTGGATATAATCTTATCTTCTAAGATTGCCTAatttttgagtatatttttttgcaaaatagGTGAGCTCCTGGTTGAAATACCGGATAAGATAATCATACTTTGCAAGTTTTTAAGATTTCTAATACATATAACATGCAGCGCCATCTAGTCATCATCAGTGGAACTACAAGATGAAATAGACAATTAGAAGACCTACCGTTCATCTGTTAAAGTGATATAATCAATTAGAAAATAAAGCCCATAGTAACTCCAGATGGCAATAACCTATCCTAATTTTCGGTAGAAGGATTTGTAAGGCGCCACATCTGCCTGATTGGAGATCTTCCCCTTCTTTAAACAAACTCAGCCATTTGTTTCTCTACAGTGGTGACTTTTTCGTCGCTCCATACATAAGTATGGCGTGAACGTAAAATTTTAATCTCTTTccttttgtataaaaaactcCAGTTATTATTaccaaagagaaaaaaaatataatgtgtgtgtgtgaaattCGATGCGTTTCCCGTCATATCTACGAAAATTCAATGAGTATTAGAGGAGCATTATCATTCGACATGATAACCAAACGAAATTGCAGTGTTTATTCTTCCAAGCAACCATttctatcattataatattacaattgcaGGTCAAGAAAAAATCTACATTTTTAACTCAAATATActgaatcattaaaatatattcactgTAGCGTCGATAGGTcaatttctattatatataaaggTTCATTTACCAACAAGGCAAATTGCGTCCACTGCACCCTATGATAAGTGGAATACGCTCCTATTATAGagcatcaatattttttttctggtccccctatccaggacaagggatgttttttagttattttttatttttaaaattgagtaTCGATCTTACCAGCATAGGCGTCAAAGGCGCGAGCATGCCCCCCACTCTTGATGTGAAGGAGCTCATCGCCAGCAGGGAGCCGCGCGCGCTCGTCGGGAACAACTCCATGGTGTAAGTAATGGCACCAGTGAAGCATGCGGATATTATCATCTTACCGAACAGGAACAGAATGATCTTACCCCACGTGTACGCTGAAATGAGACGcagtttagtattttattattattattcttttcttttttattttatacgggcGCGACAAAAACATTCCAGAAGAAGATTCCTTTTGCAAGGAACTTTAATTTATTCTAGGTTTGAGGTTTAGTAGTTCCGACAAtcatgaatgtatttttttgtgtttgtttattgaaagttGCCCACAACATAATAGTGCTACTGCTTTAGAATCTTCTATCCGAGCACGACAAAgtgattccactgcacctgatagtaagtgaagtgggctttaatagaatatcgactgacgagagattacccaaCAGACGACACAATTAAGTacctatgccggcctgttggcatcTGATATACACAGgaagatcccggaacgcgacacaattactagggccactaaggcgggttgaaacaccttgtgtactgtcgtcgctatctgggcggatataaaagaTATCTTACGATCAGCAAAAAAAGTAAGTCTTGTGCTTTGTATTCATCTGCAAGCGACCGCCGTATACAAAGTGTAAAACACTTTacataaatgtgtcgcgttcagaAATCAGCCTGTGCTTATCTGATTCCAAAGAGCacagtataattttgtattgattgacgaggggtaatctcttgtCAGTAATGACTATCTGGATCCTATTTCATTTTCCATCACGTGCAGTTGAGTAACTTTGTCGTGCTCAAATAAAAAAGTGGTCACGACGATCCCCCGGTACGCAATAGGCTAGtagactataatatattatttgaatatcgaGAATAAGCCACaataacgatttcttatgtttacgcgaatgttagacattgaaattaaactaatttttcggattctatcgcggttttttgttttttattttctcccgacgtttcgaagactttgcagccttcatggtcacgggggggactgaggtgttgttcatccgcaaagtcaaagttacaatatctacctacattttacaattatacaacttttttaaaattttgctgttggtggtccgatctacgcagaatgagctcacagtgtcttgaagtctggcagccggccttttgggttccgatttaattaaatgtagaacaggatcccaggcttgtgcaagcttccaaccatcattgaatgaaaataaaaaacaaaaaaccgcgatagaatccggaaaattagtttaatttcaaagccACAATAACCATAAAATTTAAAGGAACTGAGCTTCAGTAAGTTTTTACAGTGTAAAATGTTTCGACATTTAGTTGAACAAAAGCAGTCTAAGAATAGACAAAATATGCGGATTGAATGTCTGTCGGCAAGTAATTGCTATAAGATTGCAACAGGAGTATTGGGTAGCCATAAACCATTgacttattaatttgtattccTCTTTCGAAgactattattttttcatgaatactttttaatagctttagttactttgaaataataatattaattatacctacGTATTACTTACAATCAGACACGTATCCCGAGGCGATGCAGAAAACACCGCTCATGATAAATCCAACCATTAAAGGTAGCTTCCTTCCAATCTTATTCATCAAGTACAAGCAGATAAGTTCCCCGGGGAACGACATCACAGTCGACAGCAGGAAGTTCACGTACTTATCACCAGGCAGGAACACAGAGTTAACCATCAGCCCGTAGTACACAAAACTGGCGGTATACCTACAAACCGCTGCCACCAATAATCGCTTCCAGATCTCTTTAGAAGTAATTACGTTCACTATACTCTCTTTTACTTCATGctctttaatattaaacttgtcTTTCAAACTAGCGccgtcaatatttttaaattcttcgGTGTTAAGATtaactttgtttgttttagcTATTAGTAACATGTTCTTTTTTGCTTCTTCTGTTTTCCCTTTGACAATTTGCCATCTAGGGCTCTCGTGGATTAGGAATATGTAGCAAAAGAAGAAGATGCAAGGCGTGTAAATGATGCGAACAATATTTTTCCAATAGGGGACGAACATCGCGATAGAAGCGAACAAGAGTTCCCCGGAGTATATGAAATACGAAAATAGTACTCCTGAGAGAATTCGCTTGCTTTGCCCGCATATCTCTAGCACTGGAATGAAAATAtcagaattaataaatatcccaataataattgaattaaaaaactattaaactgtCATTTCTTGTGATGTAGCTAACGATTACAGGTATCTTATCTTCggtgcctgcctcggtggcgtagttttaataCGAGTATGAACACGGCACTGGGGTGTTAGGCTCGCATCCCGGGTTGAGcgagaaaaaaattgtaacacaGTTTTTCTTTTCTGCTTCTCAGGCAGGTCATTATATTGTTAGTACATCGTTGTATATATTATGGCTAAAGACCATTGCTTACCATTAGTCAAAAACACCAACTAGTTAAAAGTTCCCTAGtgctatataaaaattaaataataaattatatttttgaagacAATGCAATATTTCCCAACGACCGTTGACCTGGTAAAACcatatcgattaaattattatttattaacttactgAGAACCATCGCAGTTGTGTAGGTGCCGCCTGACATCGAAGCTTCTAGAAATTCGACTGTCACATAAACTGGCCATGTGGTGGCCAATGTCTTAAACTGGCCCATGCAGCTGCCCACAAGGCCTACTACCAGGGTAGGTTTTCGGCCAAACCTGGGAAATACAATATGTAGACTATAGTGGAGAACAGTGGAGACCTTCAAAAGAAAGCTGActaaattttatctaatatcAATAACcaaattactaattatattgaTGTTTACTTAATAGACTTAATGCTATTCCTAATTCACAACTTTGTGAAGGAAAGTGAGACTATTTAATCCTCGCCTTTATCAACATGTTAATGAATTggtagattttaaaataagaccAAAAGTCCTCTCACCTGTCACACATCCACCCGCACACGGCCATAGATATCAGCATGCCGATGCTGTGGATTGTGCCGATCAGGTTGATCTTCCACGGCTGACACGCCAGGTTTAACTGGAAATCAGgttcgtttattattattttttgtccaCATCATATTTCTAGGGCATAGACTGCCGGGCAAATCTTGTTTAAAAATGCCAGAAAATGTGATGTCTTGTctacttgtggtaggtctctcatatgtgagagtctacctgggtaggtaacactgcaatgtctatttctgccgccaagcagtcgtgtgtagtcactgtcgtgttccaGTCcgagaacattgtagccagtgtaactaatggacataataagtcttaacatctcatgtctcaggatggcgagcgcagtggaataccaaacaatactttgtaattcaaggtgttggatggtgtttctactgttgatgggcagtcgtatcgcttacaatcaggcgaacggcaagcttcgATGGCCTAGATTATCTAACCGAATATTAATCTAATCAGCTGGCATTTTCTATGGGTTTTACTTTGCTTAAAATCAAGTGCAGTAAAGCAGCTATGCCGAGCcactataaaaagaaaaaaactaagTGCAACATACCTCAGCCACAACAGTGTCATTACTCTCGTAAATCCATTCAGTACATTCTTCTACTTTATCAATGAAGCTGTTGTTTGAGCACGCGTCGAAGATACCTTCTTTTAACACCGGTCTAGTGCAGGCATCTCGAGTAGTAATGGGCCACCAAGTTGGGAACTCTGCTGTTGAGTTAACATCTTCGCATTCGGGTATACGACATCTGAAattacaatcatcatcatcagattGAGCTTGCCTAAAAATGTCCAGACTTGTCGgaataaatactatttagatattattattctttcttctttcttcttctttattCTGGCAAACTAcaactaaagtttttttttattgctttgaataacgaagcgagcgttcgcctgatggtaagcgatacaccCATAAATGGTAAagacacaatccaacaccttgaattacaaaatattgtttggtattccatagCGCTCGCCATTATGACACATGGGgttatgtcttattatatccagtagttacactggctacaatgttcttcaaaccgaaacgcaaaagcgactacacactgctgcttggcggtagaaataggcattgcggtggtacctagtcaggtggactctcacatatgagagacctaccagcagtAATTATTTCTCTATAATGCATACATATGCCGACTTAATATAACTTTCTCTATCAGTCTATTTGATAGCTCGGTACAGAGATAAACGAAAAGCAAAAGGTGACACCGAAGGTGACATGTTATTTGCGATAGACTGTCAACGAGACAGATGCGTATTTCTTCAGCGAATTGAAGAATAGATTCTCAATTTgacatttcaattttttttatgtatgtagtatatacagtcagccataaaagtagcttaacaaataaatactctAAAACGCTTGTACTTCTTTTTCGTTTATCTAAAGTTAAGTAAACCCTGTAAAATTTAGTTAAGTGAAGGAAAAATGATTGTTGAGATGGAAACAAAATTTcgaaggcgatttgaaattcaaatttgtctacctaattatgtagctgactgtacaatGATTCTCTGAGATTTATGAACTTATTtgcgtaattattttttatttagtgtaagGTTCCTACTATGATTACatttttggttaattttttagtataaatGGATGAAAAATATGgttgtattctttgtcaatacACACGTAGTTGTCATTATGTATGGCTTGCTttaacattgtgaggaaacgtgcaaacctgagaagttctctataggaattttgaagatgtgtgaagtctaccaatccgcactaggccagcatggtggactaaggcctaatccctctcagtagtagaagaggcctgtgcccggcagtgggacggtatataatacggggctaatataatataatattacttatattatattatatatataccatAATACTACGTTATTGACACTGGCAAAATACCGATAAAACAGAGGAGTCATTAAACCATAAAAGTAGAGGTTAATAATAAAGGACTTATGacgtaatattttgtttgttagagcttgatatatataattgtttgtATCGTTTAAACATCTTTACAATCTTCAGGCAGATGACGTAGGCGAGACAGCAATTGTTCAATTggtaacaaaacatttaatgttACTATGCGGAACTTTAGTTCGCGACATACATAAGACATTATTAGGTTTTTACATGATAGAGGCATACACGCGGAGAGGTGGGTAAGGGATTACAGCTACGTCTCTCTGGATTATAcataagtatagattttgtaTGTAACTAATTATGTTGAATTATTGGGATAATCTATACAAACTTCCGTTTTGCTTTCTCTTGGATCAAATTTTAAGGTTTTCTAACTCACCGCCTCTCTCTCCAAGTTAAAGCTGGCTGCACCCATGTAATCTTtgtataaatagattatatcaATAGTCTgattatactttaatataatataaccgtTGCTAATAacaatagcggcgatagcctagttggttgtagaacggactgtcgagacgtccgcaggttcaaatcccaagcgcacacatgttcaaaaaaattatgtgtgtattctttgtgaattatcgcttgctttaacggtgaaggaaaatatcgtgaggaaacctgcacatctgagaagttcgctatgggaattttcgagggtgtgtgaagtctaccaatccgcactaggccagcgtggtggactaaggcctaatccctctcagtagtagaggagtcccgtgcccaatagtgggatagtatatatatataatacagggctggtattatatttattatatattatataataatgtattcgctaaaatatgaatatatgaaGTCGATCAAGATTGATGTTTActcactttataaataaaaagttctaAGTTTTTAGACGAGAtctttataattctaaataagTTGCGAATTACGTAAAGTTTCTTAGTATGGACTATTATATCTTCTCTGGAATCTTCATAAAACGTGATTATGTTTTGAGGATCCAGAAACGATCTACTTTCTTCTCTAACCAGTATTttagtttctttaattttaaattgaaattattttcttcaaatATTCGTTATGAAGAATTAAAATATCGATCATGTAACTCACGAGATAAGAAAATAGCATTCAATGATAGTTTTGTGTTGGATGTTCTTTCTTGTCGTGgtttcttgtaaaaaaatcttaagcGCCAAActgttaaaaattaacaaatattttctttgataaaattgtgattttgattcaaaaatgctagttaaaaaaaatataatgcgtTCTAGTTTTAACAATCATTGTGAATAGACAATTATCACCAAATCAAAACTCACCGATACTTCAAATTGCCAGCGAcgaaaatatagttaatatcGATCATACATATGAACACTGTAGATACACATATCAAACTATATTGTATTATCTGATATTTTCCAAACACTTCTAACACTTCGGAAACATCATATatctttttgttgtttttataaccCATTTCTCGCGACGGCCAAATGCGAAGTCAATAAAATTGatgctaatttaaaacaattgttgaGTTCAGTTCGTTAACCGTGCATTGGCAGTTTCATTCATAGATGACGCTTTTTCCTTTAGTATTGCTATTATGTAATTTGACGTTGCAATTGCCTATCTATGGGACGTATTGAGGTGTATAATGCAGTGCTAAACAAAAGCGGTATATGacggaaaccttatttcgagataattgaaattttgtaaatatagttttgtatgtaaaactgagatagggaaactcttttaaggtttttttaacaagttctaaacaaggtACCGTTTAGATAAGTttattggatgggtatttctttaagctatctgacgacataaaaatcaagattctgattttttttgagataccgcttttgaactTAGCACCGCAGTATTCAGGGTTTTGGAGGTCGTCAAAGTAGgatattttggaaataaatacgCCAAAAGCGACCTTATGTACCAACAGTTTTCACAAACGATTGTCCGCTATCATTGGTACCCGAGTTATGATTCGCAGTCATTGAACGCTTAATGATAGCAATTCAAAATCATTTAAGTTCAAATCTAGAGCATCTAATAAGGCGGAGAGAGCATGAGGTGCAGAAAATTTTCCAGGCATTTTGATAATTCATTCatcataattttaagtatttggtTGTGAAATAGTTCAAGAATAGATTATAGAAGAATCTGTTTTCGAAAATCAATATTTCgtagtgtttttgttttatccaTCCAAAAAATTTCGCTCTTCAAAAAATGTGTGTctgtaaagtataatttattcaatacgttttaaatacaattcctactctgttttttaaatataagataaaaattgtatggtacttatttatttattatatttcttacacgttgcattcattcatttcattatatCTTAAGTTCTCGAGCTTCAATATTGGGCCCTTAATATTCAACCTAATGATTCACcatccatttttataaaaacggcAGGATATTACAAGTTTAAGATGGCTGGTTGTCGGATTCTTGTATCcgttcggatagcgaccactgtaacCAATGTggaaaacccgccatagcggcccacgtatgTAAGtttcacgttccgggatcagcctctgtATTTCCCGTATCAAtcatgccggcataattatgtcgactggcgaaggataatcatctctcgtcaatcgtcACTATACAGACCCCATTCGAcataccatcagatgtagtggggTTACTAGCCATTCtcgtataaaaaatcaaaaagccAGTCTTTTGCCTGATTCCCATACTGTCTAATGAACAGTTATCTTTGCATCTTTGCATATTTGCATCTTCTTAGATAACAACCGTCTGCAGATTATTACGACAGCCATTGTAAAATCATTCTATGTCAATAGCAAAgagaaaaaacattaaataggAAAACATTtccattaaaactattttttatacgtgggGTTTCACAATGACTTGCCTTACGTTAGACTCCTctagaaattattgataatagCAATGGCGAAAGATAAAATTTTCCTAAAGACAACACGACAaaacatataggtacatatgtataaatgcagtctgcaaatcgttttgatGAAAATAAGATTCTaaagaaattctacataaagagaagccggtcgGAATCGTGTTATGTGGACCCTTGATAGGTAGACGGTGAAGTAAATCATTAGAAGCAAGCCAAAATTTGCCTGCAAAATGTTTGATAATGTTACCCTACTTTCCAATGGGATAAAGGTTGGtgtgatttaataatatacaacgTGTGCCGCCACAGTGGgtcacgtgtgtcgcgttttgaAATCaacctgtttatatccggtgtccgggccggcataattgttacgactggcgagggatacaTATGTATCTTTAGACCCTACTACAAGTAACTTGCAGTGACTAAAAAAATCGACATTATATCAGTCCTAATACTACGTCTTTCAAATAACaactttatcataaataaaaacaaatatacccaacatttaacaagaaataaactgcaatgtaaaatgat is part of the Manduca sexta isolate Smith_Timp_Sample1 chromosome 10, JHU_Msex_v1.0, whole genome shotgun sequence genome and harbors:
- the LOC115443858 gene encoding organic cation transporter protein isoform X1: MGYKNNKKIYDVSEVLEVFGKYQIIQYSLICVSTVFICMIDINYIFVAGNLKYRCRIPECEDVNSTAEFPTWWPITTRDACTRPVLKEGIFDACSNNSFIDKVEECTEWIYESNDTVVAELNLACQPWKINLIGTIHSIGMLISMAVCGWMCDRFGRKPTLVVGLVGSCMGQFKTLATTWPVYVTVEFLEASMSGGTYTTAMVLMLEICGQSKRILSGVLFSYFIYSGELLFASIAMFVPYWKNIVRIIYTPCIFFFCYIFLIHESPRWQIVKGKTEEAKKNMLLIAKTNKVNLNTEEFKNIDGASLKDKFNIKEHEVKESIVNVITSKEIWKRLLVAAVCRYTASFVYYGLMVNSVFLPGDKYVNFLLSTVMSFPGELICLYLMNKIGRKLPLMVGFIMSGVFCIASGYVSDSYTWGKIILFLFGKMIISACFTGAITYTMELFPTSARGSLLAMSSFTSRVGGMLAPLTPMLNSYSEAVPSICFGASALLSGVLLTLTPETKDLPLMDTVQQVEDSVKKKKELI
- the LOC115443858 gene encoding organic cation transporter protein isoform X2 → MASAMEYQTIFCNSRCRIPECEDVNSTAEFPTWWPITTRDACTRPVLKEGIFDACSNNSFIDKVEECTEWIYESNDTVVAELNLACQPWKINLIGTIHSIGMLISMAVCGWMCDRFGRKPTLVVGLVGSCMGQFKTLATTWPVYVTVEFLEASMSGGTYTTAMVLMLEICGQSKRILSGVLFSYFIYSGELLFASIAMFVPYWKNIVRIIYTPCIFFFCYIFLIHESPRWQIVKGKTEEAKKNMLLIAKTNKVNLNTEEFKNIDGASLKDKFNIKEHEVKESIVNVITSKEIWKRLLVAAVCRYTASFVYYGLMVNSVFLPGDKYVNFLLSTVMSFPGELICLYLMNKIGRKLPLMVGFIMSGVFCIASGYVSDSYTWGKIILFLFGKMIISACFTGAITYTMELFPTSARGSLLAMSSFTSRVGGMLAPLTPMLNSYSEAVPSICFGASALLSGVLLTLTPETKDLPLMDTVQQVEDSVKKKKELI